The stretch of DNA TCTGCGGCGCTCGCTCACATTCATCTGTGTGTCGCAGGTCTTCATAAAGCTGCGGTGATCAGCCACAAAAGAGCGACATCATCTACGTCTACCTGCCTCTGTACCACAGCGCCGGCTTCCTCGCCGGCCTCACGGGGGCCATAGAGCGCGGTAAGGTCACGAGAGTCTGCTGTTCAGATGTTCAGATGCTCCTGGTGTGTCTGTTTCATGTTCTGAGTCACTGACTTCAATCtgtaattaaaatgtcctgatgaTTTAActctcctccatgtcatccaagatgttcatgtctttctttcttcagtggaaaagaaatgaaggtttttgaggaaaacattccaggatttttctccatatagtggacttcactggggttcaacgggttgaaggtccaaatgtcagtttcagtgcagcttcaaagagctctacatgatcccagacgaggaataagagtcttatctagagaaaccatcggacattttctaaaaaaaataaaaattatatactttttaaccacaaatgctcgtcttgcactgctctgtgatgctccacgcattacgtaatcatgttggaaaggtcacgcgtgaacCAGTGAAGGGGTTCTACGGGTTGGAGCTGCTCATGCGTCTGTCTGTTTTCAGGGATCACAGTGGTGCTGAGGAGGAAGTTTTCAGCTTTCCAGTTTTGGGAGTACTGTCGGGAACACAAGGTGACGGTCATCCAGTACATCGGACAGGTCATGCGGTACCTGTGCAACACACCCCAGGTAAAGACTGTTCTCTGACCCATGAGCCCCTTAAATCAGCTCAATATGTCACATCATCCTCGATaagtttgtgttctgaagatgaaccaaagtttaatggttttggaaggacatgagggagagtaaatgatttttaattttgatagAACTTTCCCTGATAGTGTGACTCTGGATGTGAGCAGAAGAGTGTGTTTGAGCGTCTGCCGTGTGCGTGGAGAGACGGTGAGCGCGATCACAGCGTGCGTCTGACGCTGGGGAACGGGATCAGAGCCGACACGTGGGAGGAATTCCTGCGGCGCTTTGGAAACGTGCGCATCTGCGAGGCCTACGGAGCGACTGAGGGAAACATCGGATTCATCAATTTGACTGGGAAAATCGGTTCGATCGGGAGAATGACTGCGGTCCACAAGGCCCCATAATACACTAAACATGATGTGAAATCTGAGGTTattctgcgtgtgtgtgtgtgatgatgaactcctgtgagtgtgtgtttgtgtgcagatGCTCATTCCTTATGCCTTCACTAAGTTTGATCCGGAGACGGAGGAGCGAAGTCGCTCCAGGTAAAACTGTTTAATCAGCCAATATAGAGCTTGATCTGCTGGGACGGATCATTTCATACCGGTTCTTCATGGTGTTCGGCTCTGGAACACTTCTGGATGAAAAGGAGGAAGTCACATCATAATTAAAGTAGCCAAATGACGACCAGCTCCACCTCTCTGGACGTAATGGGTGGAGCTTAACCTAATTAGGTATAGGGATAGGGTAAGGTTAGGGTGTGGCTGAACCTTCAAGCTCCACCCATTCTGTTAGGTGGAGCTGGATGTCAAGCTCCACCCactggctctgcagtgagcagccTCTCTGATAATTAgttgttttgaaataaaatgtctttgtgacgtgtgtgtgtgtgtgtttactgtaCAGGGGAAACTGGGCTGCTGGTGGCAAAGATCAGTAAAAGCACTCCGTTTAATGGCTATGCTAAAGACCCTGCGCAAACAGAGAAGAAGAAGCTGAGGGACGTGAGGGAGATCTTTACTTCAACACTGGAGATCTCATCCTCGTCGACCACGACGGCTTCTTGTACTTCCAGGATCGGATTGGAGACACGTTCCGGTGAGACGCGTCCAGTGCAGCGGATTCGTGACTGAAGGACACGTGTGAACGCTAGTAATTCATGTGCTTCTGCTGATTTAGGTGGAAAGGAGAAAATGTGGCACATTAAAATGTGGTACATTAAATCTGTtgatcatataaagtgatcgagtctcttcaggaGATTTAGATTAAACCGCTCCActcatatggatttattttaccatctctttatgaatgttttgaagttttgggtgaactatccctttaactaattCCTCAGGACTCAGTTTAGTTGTGATAAGGAATTGAATTGTTGTTGAGGAAGCAGCCGGTAATATTATATACTAAACAAATTCAGTATTAAACAGAACTTGAAAATCATTTGGTTTCAGTACTTCTTTTTTTCGGCTGTAAATAAACAtctgtatggaagcttgtttctgccacagaatagaAAATAACAACATAACTGCagcttttttcttgtaattgcaagtttatttctcagaatttggactttataactctcaattctgagataaaagtCGCAGCTCATGTTTGATTCCGCTGTGGAAACGAGCTTTCGTTCTCAGCGCGTCTGACGGCCGTTTCCTCCTCAGAACCAGCTGGACATGACGGGAACCTTCAaacaggtcaaaggtcagctgGTGCAGGAAGGATTCGATTCAAACGTCGTCCGCAATAAAGTCTTCTTCCTGGACGACTCCAAGCAAACGCTCGTGCCCATGACGGAGGAGATGTTCAGCTCCATCAGTGAAGGACACTTGAGACTGTGACAAACACTCGGATTTATCAAACCATGAACTGATCTGACAGAGAAGACGATCATGAACCGACTGTAAGCACATCTGAGTCTGAACACGTCTGTGACTCGAAGGAAATGTCATATTACTGAAACCTAATACTAGGTcgcaaatattttgtaaaaataaataaatggtacattaatagtaataatctTTAGACAATAATAATTTAGCATTATTGTAAATGAATGTATTATAAATAACATCACATGTAAGCATAATTTTTTCACATCAGAGATTCCCAAACATTTTTGTCCCTCTGAGATTcagtattttaataatttacctACACATTCACATGATGTAGGTCACATGactatggaagcctgtttctgccacggaataaaaaataataaagggaATTGTGACTTTTAGCTCACAattgcaacaaaaaaaagtcagaattgtgagataaaatattgcaattacctttttttatgttttattccgtggcagaaacagGCTTCCTTAGATGACACACAggtaaagaaatatatatttttatctttttattttaaaatgatttaatttttatgatttaagggtgtgttcacaccatGTCATAATTACCAAAAGTACGAGATTACGACTTGAAAACAGCATTTACATCCTTGTAGAATTCGTAATTTGTAACTTGTAAACTGGGAATTTTCTGAGCACCCACTTGTGTCATGTGAccactgcagattcattttggtgtcgatagtgttgccatagaaaagCATAATTCTGAGTCCGAGGATGTGAACGCAGCTGAATTATTAGCTTTACATCGACTCACAAACTCCAGTTTGAGAAACACTGAAAGCAAATCCATTTTTGTCCATCGTTTTTAGGACGATGACAAACAGAAATTCAGTcagtgtgtccaaacttttagCAGTAAATATGTGTTTTcaagtaaatgtgtttttattaatcaatacTGAGAGACATTGATCACATGATGCTTTCTGTAATCATAAAGGAACAGAACGAATGTGTTTTCATGTCGGGTGTATTGTGATGTTCACTGACCTGCCTGTGTGAAAACATCCCTGACGCTCCTGTGAGtcctgtgctgtgtgtgtgagtgtgtgtgtgtgtgtgtgtgagtgtgtgtgtgtgtgtgtatgtgtgtgtgtgagtgtgtgtgtgtgtgagagagtgtgtgtgtgtgtgtgagtgtgtgtgtgtgtgtgtgtgtgtgtgtgtgtgtgtgtgtgttattcgGAGTGCAGTGGGCTGGTCTCTGTGAGAGGGAGGCAGTTTAAGCAGCTGGCGCGGCTGGTGACCAGCCCTCTCTTGAAGGGGTGGTAGAGCTGCTGCATGCCGCACTGAGCCCAGACCTGCGACAGGCTCGGCACGCTGTGGAACTTCAGCAGACGCTTCTGCGCTCTCGGCTGCGCCGGCTGCTCTGGGATCTGCTCCAGCGGGTGCGAGCGCTCGGGTCTGGCGGGCGGCAGCTCGGCGCTGCAGCTCATGGAGCGGATGGCCCGTCTTTGGCCCTGACGCACCAGACGCCCGTCTATCATGGGCTCCAGACGCATCCGGCTCAGCTCCGAGTGGATGGTCAGCGGCGCCTCCTCCTGGTCCTCCTCGCAGCTGTCGGGGTCAGAGATCAGGCTGGGCTGGCGGGAGAGAGCGCAGGCCTGCAGCACCTCGCGGGACGCCTGCTGGATGAGGCTCCAGTCCCTCTCGATGTCCTGCGCGCTGGTGAACTGCGACGTCACGGCGAAGCGGATGATGAGTTTGTTCCCGATGGCGGCTGGAATCAGAAACATGTGGCCGGATTTAGTCAGCTTCCTCAGTAACTCCTGCGTCGCTCCGTTTCCAGCCTGCGAACAGAAGAAACGTGCTCATGTGACCACAGTAATCCCAGTTAACGTTCTATTAAATAAGtcatgttcttcctcagtgtttctgtcgtgttttccagcacaaatatctaaacattcctAAATCAGgacacatttactggagaagagaaatgacacATGATAAAAAGTctgagaaattaataaaaataaagtgataaaaaTATATCTGCTTtggggaaaataaatatttcactttgaaataaagtcacttaatttcacttcattttgatgcatttctcagaaaacaagatcatttctcttctccagtaaatgtttcttgatttaagaatgttcagatatttgtgctggaaaacaagacagaaacactgaggaagaacatgatGATTTTAAATACTACGGCATATGAATATGGCATCATTGAGAAGCGTCATCACCGTCTCATACACCATAAGACACCTGATCTATAATCAGTAAGCACCATGATTCTCATGTTATTCTCatgatttcatgtgattttagcTCTGATTGATTCACACAGACGTAGCGAAGCGTCTTTCTCTCACTCGTAGGCAGAAGACGACCAGGCCGAGGTGTCGCTGCGCCGGGATCTGGAAGTTTGTGTCATTTCTGACCAGAGACTCGAACAGCTTCGCCATCTCCACGCTCTGACATCACAGGAAACACATCATCACAGACAGGAAATGTGAGGATTAACTAGAGCTTTGACCATTTGGCTTATTGTAAACTGTTAATAAAATCCAACTGAACATCAACGGACATGTTGAACTCATGCAGCTATCTGCCTCACAGTGAGTGTTGAGCGTAAGGACGCGTCTCACGTGTCGAATGTGAGCCTGCAGGTTCTTCAGACCAAAGGAGCGCATCACAAACCACAGCTTCAGAGAGCGGAAGCGGCGGCTCAGAGAGATCTGCCAGTGCTGAAACGACAGACGAGCGTTAATTAACATCACACAGATTAACACAGCGTAACGAGTGTGATGTGAGCGCACCATGAAGTCGGTGGCGTCGGAGTTATCGTGTCTCAGGTACAGCGGGTCGACGGTGAACGTCTGCTGAAGCTTCATCTTGTTCTTCACCCTGCAGTTCAAACAGAGTCTTTACAAACACCTCATGACATTCACTAAAGAgtgaaagaaattaattcatcaaggattcattaaactgatcaaaagtgacatttataatgttacaaaagtttctatttcaaataaatgctgtttctattcaaagaatcctgaaaaataaaatctatgacattttccacaaacatatgaactgttttcaacattgataataatcattaatgtttcttgatcatcaaatcatcatattagaatgatttctgaaggatcatgtgacactgaagactggagtaatgatgctgaaaattcagctttgatcacaggaataaattatattttactatatattcacatagaaaacagctgatttacactggaataatatttcactgttttactgtatttttgattaaataaatacagtcttggtgagcagaagagactctctCATGTGTAAATTAGGTGTCAATTCCTCCATACAGTCTGTAATTTCCAAAAAAGGAAACAACAGGACAAACGTGTCTCTCACCAAAATGCTGTACAGTCAAAATGGACCATCATCCACTTTGACGGGTTGAAGACGAATGAATCTGCAAACTCGATTCCGTTGAGAAAATATCGCAGTTCAGGACAGAGCAGAGCAGATCCAGCGTATGCCGCGTCCACGTGCAGCCAGAGACCCTCGCGCGCACCTGAGATCAACACACCCAAACACCTTCACTAACatcaacacactcaaacaccTTCACTAACGCACATCATGTGATGCTGAACATTCAGAAGcatttaaacatgtttatatatatCCACGGATCACTTACACACAGGGCCGAGTTCATCCAGACGGTCAAAGGAACACACACCGGTGGATCCGAGCGTCGCACACAACTGCAGGAcacatcaaacacacactcagtcaCTTCAGCACAGTGAAGCATTAAACAGCTGGTTGGTTTCAGTTGCGTCACCATCACGGGAATGAAGCCTCTCCTCCGGTCCTCGTCGATGGCGCGCTGAAGAGTTTCTCCACGCAGAGAAAACGCCTCGTCCGTCTCTAGAAACCTGATCTTCACCAGAGAGATCAAACCGGCCTTCTCCACTGACGAGTGAGCCTGAACACAAACACTCATGATGAACCGTCACAGTCCATTATACATCATCATCATACAAACGCTGATCATGTGACAGGACGGTGGGTCAGACTGCTGTACCTGATCGGAGGCGTATGCGATGAGTCTGGAGTTCAGGACAGATTCGTCGGTGTCGGCGTGTGTGAATTCACTCTTCATCTGCAGGATTCGGTCCTTCCTGGCGACGAGCAGAGCGACCAGCGTACATTCACTGACCGTACTCTAAACACAgcaaacacacacttacaccACGTATAATAACTGTATATGGaacccagaataaaaaaaaaaaacatacaaaaatataaatgtccCTGTTTTTTAATTCATAGATAATAACAAGTGAGATTTCGATGACATTTTGACCACTGAACTAGTAAATGTGGCCGGATTCCATTTCAGAATCTGAtcatcttaaaggattagttcacttcagaattaaaatttcctgataattcactcacccccatgtcatccaagatgttcatctttctttctccagtcgaaggtttttgaggaaaacattccaggatttttctccatatagtggacttcactggggttcaacgggttgaaggtccaaatgtcagtttcagtgcagcttcaaagagctctacacgatcccagacgaggaataagagtcttatctagagaaaccatcggacattttctaaaaaaaaataaacattatatactttttaaccacaaatgctcgtcttgcactgctctgtgatgctccacgcattacgtaatcatgttggaaaggtcacgtgtgacgtaggtggaagtaccgatccagtgtttacaaagtgaacgtacCAAGACTAagccaaacggcctttacaaaaaaaggtaaaacaacgatgtcggacaattttgaagttggaggagaaaatgagatggagtttgtcgccctaccgcggtacttccgcctacgtcacgcgtgacctttccaacatgattacgtaatgcgtggagcatcacagagcagtgcaagacgagcatttgtggttaaaaagtatataatttttattttttttagaaaatgtccgatggtttctctagataagactcttattcctcgtctgggatcatgtagagctctttgaagctgcactgaaactgacatttggaccttcaacccgttgaaccccagtgaagtccactatatggagaaaaatcctggaatgttttccttcatttcttttccactgaagaaagaaagacatgaacatcttggatgacatggaggagagtaaattatcaggacattttcattctgaagtgaaataatcctttaatatgGGATGGTTGGGAACGCgagttgtgtgtgtttgtgtgtttgtgtacctGCAGTATTCCTCCTCCATTGCTCTGTGGATGATGGTGTAAATAGTGATCTGGCAACCCGAGCGCTTTACACAACCAGTCCAACACACACATCTCCAGCTCTGTACATGCTGGACTCGAGGcctgcagaacacacacacacacacacacacacacacacacacacacacacacactattcaACACAACGCATAATGctgacagagtgtgtgtgtgtgtgtgtgtgtgttttgtattaCCCAGGTGAAGCCGAGGCAGTTAATGGCGTCTGCCAGCATGTCGCCCAGCAGAGACGGCCATGAGGTGAGCGCAGGGAAATACGCGTGCATGTGAGGACTCTGCCAGTGCACCACCTACAGGACAAACAGGAGCATCACACCAGACATGCATTCAATAAcacagatggacagatggatggaccgagagatggacagacagacgatcAGAAAGACAGACGGCCAGACCGTCAGGCAGATGGaaagacagacggacagatggaAAGACAGGCAGACGGACGAATGAACGGACAGGCAGACCCCGGGCATGATGATGTTCTCCACGTCCCTCATGATGCTGCTCCAGTCCTCAGGCTCATTCGGGGCGCTGCTGGGCAGCAGAGGACGCATGTAACCCGGCTGAACATCCGGAACAACCCGCCGCTCACGGATCCGTGTGAGATACTGCTGTATGAAATCCACCATCTCCttccctacacacacacacacacacacacacacacacacaacagaggAACATCAACacattaaaacaaacacactgaGACGTTCATGATGAATCACTGCCAATGAAAGAAGATTGAACAACATTAGAGAAAAGTAATGAAACAAAGTATGAAGAGCACAGACTCATATATACTCACAGCTGTTTCACATACAGcagaacataaatataaaatcaattaaataaagaaaatgatacaATACTTCAGAAGATGGCAGTAGCATGCAAACAATTTAAAGTGTTCAAAAGTCCTGAATGTCATGcattcaataaataaaagtgaaggAATAACCAGCAGTCCTTTATCTAAACTAGTCGTCTAAACCTGTAAACCTGTTAGTGTCAAAACTGACATAAACCCACTCTTGTATATTACAGATGCTGCTGTACACAGCAGTTCACAATCACCGGCATCATGTGCGGGATCAGAGCATTACCTCTCAGCATGTATTCCTGCTCCTGCATCCCGTCCGTCAGAGGAAGATCAGCCGTGTGTGAGCCGCTTCAGCTCTCAAGCGCTTTTATAGCCGCCGTTCACCAGCCGCTGCCCGCTGACGCAAACCGCCGCACATTTACTCCACAAAGACACGATTGATTCAGCCTGTACGTGAGCGAGCGCGAGCTCTAGACCGTGAACACGGATCTGACTTCATGAGCACTGAGGAAACATCAATCCGCATCTGGAATAATCCCAACACTGCCATATCCCATCTACAGACTCCTATAGACACACAGATGCTGGAATACTGTCGGTCAGCTGATCGAAACTGTGAAACCcttttattgtgcatttattcaacatttttacATAACAAAAGTCAGTTTTAGGTGTTATAATCTACTGTCCAGATCAGTGCTGGAGAGACGCTGAGATCCTcctcaaagaaacaaaaccatcCATTctgtcttttaaaaataaaaatctttatgACAGAAATACTTAAAACTGCATCACAAATTACAGACGGGAGGAAACTATAAACACAAGAGAAGAGCGTTTGATTCATGATGATTCTTACTGAGTCTGATGATGAAAGACTGGATCAGACGTCACCTGCAGATGAAACATCATCACATTATTACGCAATTAAATGTTCCTCATTCGTGGTTTTGAGGGGCTTTTGCCTGTTTATTTGAAGGCCAGTGGAGGGATATGGGTCAGAATCGAACCAGCGTTGGCTGCAGGAGCACCACAGACACTTTAAGCTTTTGACGAGATCTGAAATTAAGTGAAATATAGCTGCGGGCGGgaattaaggggccaagcaca from Ctenopharyngodon idella isolate HZGC_01 chromosome 18, HZGC01, whole genome shotgun sequence encodes:
- the hdc gene encoding histidine decarboxylase isoform X2, with the translated sequence MQEQEYMLRGKEMVDFIQQYLTRIRERRVVPDVQPGYMRPLLPSSAPNEPEDWSSIMRDVENIIMPGVVHWQSPHMHAYFPALTSWPSLLGDMLADAINCLGFTWASSPACTELEMCVLDWLCKALGLPDHYLHHHPQSNGGGILQSTVSECTLVALLVARKDRILQMKSEFTHADTDESVLNSRLIAYASDQAHSSVEKAGLISLVKIRFLETDEAFSLRGETLQRAIDEDRRRGFIPVMLCATLGSTGVCSFDRLDELGPVCAREGLWLHVDAAYAGSALLCPELRYFLNGIEFADSFVFNPSKWMMVHFDCTAFWVKNKMKLQQTFTVDPLYLRHDNSDATDFMHWQISLSRRFRSLKLWFVMRSFGLKNLQAHIRHSVEMAKLFESLVRNDTNFQIPAQRHLGLVVFCLRAGNGATQELLRKLTKSGHMFLIPAAIGNKLIIRFAVTSQFTSAQDIERDWSLIQQASREVLQACALSRQPSLISDPDSCEEDQEEAPLTIHSELSRMRLEPMIDGRLVRQGQRRAIRSMSCSAELPPARPERSHPLEQIPEQPAQPRAQKRLLKFHSVPSLSQVWAQCGMQQLYHPFKRGLVTSRASCLNCLPLTETSPLHSE
- the hdc gene encoding histidine decarboxylase isoform X1, with the translated sequence MQEQEYMLRGKEMVDFIQQYLTRIRERRVVPDVQPGYMRPLLPSSAPNEPEDWSSIMRDVENIIMPGVVHWQSPHMHAYFPALTSWPSLLGDMLADAINCLGFTWASSPACTELEMCVLDWLCKALGLPDHYLHHHPQSNGGGILQSTVSECTLVALLVARKDRILQMKSEFTHADTDESVLNSRLIAYASDQAHSSVEKAGLISLVKIRFLETDEAFSLRGETLQRAIDEDRRRGFIPVMLCATLGSTGVCSFDRLDELGPVCAREGLWLHVDAAYAGSALLCPELRYFLNGIEFADSFVFNPSKWMMVHFDCTAFWVKNKMKLQQTFTVDPLYLRHDNSDATDFMVRSHHTRYAVLICVMLINARLSFQHWQISLSRRFRSLKLWFVMRSFGLKNLQAHIRHSVEMAKLFESLVRNDTNFQIPAQRHLGLVVFCLRAGNGATQELLRKLTKSGHMFLIPAAIGNKLIIRFAVTSQFTSAQDIERDWSLIQQASREVLQACALSRQPSLISDPDSCEEDQEEAPLTIHSELSRMRLEPMIDGRLVRQGQRRAIRSMSCSAELPPARPERSHPLEQIPEQPAQPRAQKRLLKFHSVPSLSQVWAQCGMQQLYHPFKRGLVTSRASCLNCLPLTETSPLHSE
- the slc27a2a gene encoding LOW QUALITY PROTEIN: solute carrier family 27 member 2a (The sequence of the model RefSeq protein was modified relative to this genomic sequence to represent the inferred CDS: inserted 1 base in 1 codon), with product MPVQLYSDPKTLNIKTNLAPAVAEVLPSLREQGVSVFVLSDACETDGIVSLSAEVSAASEESPPLSLRRDISIKSPALYIYTSGTTGLHKAAVISHKRXDIIYVYLPLYHSAGFLAGLTGAIERGITVVLRRKFSAFQFWEYCREHKVTVIQYIGQVMRYLCNTPQCDSGCEQKSVFERLPCAWRDGERDHSVRLTLGNGIRADTWEEFLRRFGNVRICEAYGATEGNIGFINLTGKIGSIGRMTAVHKAP